A genomic window from Parasteatoda tepidariorum isolate YZ-2023 chromosome 10, CAS_Ptep_4.0, whole genome shotgun sequence includes:
- the LOC107437483 gene encoding uncharacterized protein PF3D7_1120000 produces the protein MFSSQVNSRDLFFSNPVDHFLGNNGGLRTSGESGFNSSNCSQNRNAKDLLDSNNSYDIFTQSQKTNTGDEGNADYRKYISQNLLFGKAKKETRKKFTNFDNDDNENDRRSVIEDNSTANEITGIRDLLGSLAGGIRKIHSDLSVVQHSIKDVKTEISEQNERISSLDETLNNQAKSIAELEKEYKKSHKKDESIMKFRKYMTENTDEIKQEFNKLEDFIKEDLKTGKILESVKKLTTSQTNGNKKVLEDTKTHNEKILKKIDTKIDKHCNEFKSLLERVKSDNEINMEIKLNMKESMNALNASVKNLIDISKTSHTQNEMIFKIPAATINETQNKKSDQSLLKRPNICTQNSVHTPLARNFSQTENPLPSKNGNKRNTKHNESKFDSLLYTKPQMPTASRILRSRTKAQAAKPSEERLRVCSQDTAYTPLAKSISQNENSFSLKKKRNDNNDCTQSERSLFAKSQVVNISNEYQKKTSRQTQQSAGVPRSDFCTQNSFHTPLAKSISQSEYSFPFRYINQNDNKDNVMHKQLYSKNCSFNIKRKASPNMSPGFRRSPSITSKCIRTFNRNQSYGNPNVVNRENYIGISGNRGKFENDSQTQKSSPYLTLFEVTSMARGEFID, from the exons atgttttcaagcCAAGTAAATTCTAGAGATCTTTTTTTCAGCAATCCAGT GGATCATTTCTTAGGAAACAATGGGGGATTGAGAACAAGTGGTGAATCTGGCTTTAACTCAAGCAATTGCAGTCAAAACAGAAATGCAAAAGATTTACTTGACTCTAATAATTCCTATGATATTTTCACCCAATCTCAGAAAACAAATACTGGAgatgaa ggAAATGCCGATTACCGAAAATACATCtcacaaaatttgttatttggaaaagctaaaaaagaaacgaggaaaaaattcacaaatttcgACAATGATGATAATGAAAACGATAGAAGATCCGTAATTGAAGATAATAGCACTGCAAATGAAATAACTGGAATTAg GGATTTACTCGGCAGCCTGGCTGGAGGTATAAGAAAAATCCATTCTGACTTATCTGTAGTCCAACATTCAATCAAAgatgtaaaaacagaaatttcagaacaaaacgAAAGAATATCGTCACTTGATGAAACATTAA ATAATCAAGCAAAGTCAATTGCTGAGCTTGAGAAAGAGTATAAGAAAAGCCATAAAAAAGATGAAAGTATAATGAAGTTTCGAAAATATATGACTGAG aatacagacgaaataaaacaagaatttaacaAATTGGAAGATTTCATTAAAGAAGACTTAAAAACTGGCAAAATTTTGGAAAGTGTTAAAAAACTTACAACCTCTCAAACCAATGGGAACAAGAAAGTTCTGGAGGATACAAAAACtcacaatgaaaaaatactgaa GaaaattgatacaaaaataGATAAGCACTGCAATGAATTCAAAAGTCTTTTAGAAAGAGTGAAAAgtgacaatgaaataaatatggaaataaaattaaacatgaagGAATCTATGAATGCTTTGAATGCATCTGTGAAAAACTTG attgatatttcaaaaacgAGCCATAcacaaaatgaaatgatttttaaaataccagcagcaacaataaatgaaacccaaaataaaaaatcggaTCAATCATTACTAAAAAGGCCTAACATTTGCACTCAAAATTCAGTCCATACACCTTTAGCAAGAAACTTCAGCCAAACAGAAAATCCTTTGCCATCGAAAAAcggtaataaaagaaatacaaaacataaTGAAAGTAAATTCGATAGCTTATTGTATACAAAGCCACAAATGCCAACGGCATCTCGCATTTTAAGATCTAGAACAAAAGCACAAGCTGCAAAGCCATCAGAAGAAAGACTGAGAGTGTGTTCTCAAGATACTGCTTATACACCTTTAGCAAAATCAATTagtcaaaatgaaaattctttttcattaaagaaaaaaagaaatgacaaCAATGACTGCACACAATCTGAGAGATCATTGTTTGCAAAGTCACAAGTAGTAAATATCTCTAATGAATACCAGAAAAAAACATCCCGCCAGACTCAGCAAAGTGCAGGCGTTCCAAGGTCCGATTTTTGCACTCAAAACTCTTTCCATACTCCTTTAGCTAAATCTATCAGCCAAAGTGAATATTCTTTTCCATTCAGATATATAAATCAGAATGACAACAAAGATAATGTAATGCACAAACagttatattcaaaaaattgttccttCAATATTAAAAGGAAAGCCTCGCCAAACATGTCACCAGGGTTTAGAAGAAGTCCCAGTATTACTTCAAAATGTATTAGAACATTCAACAGGAATCAGTCTTACGGAAACCCAAATGTTGTGAACCGAGAAAATTACATTGGTATAAGTGGCAATCGAGgtaagtttgaaaatgatagtCAGACTCAGAAATCCTCACCTTATTTGACATTATTTGAAGTAACTTCCATGGCCAGAGGAGAGTTTATTGATTGA